Below is a window of Andrena cerasifolii isolate SP2316 chromosome 5, iyAndCera1_principal, whole genome shotgun sequence DNA.
AAGGGCATTGGAATCTATTTATGTTTGATCTATCTGTCTCATTCATTTCTATTTCGGTTACAGGGAATTTCTTCCCGAATGAAGAAGTTCAACTAAAGGCGCCCACTGATTTATCGATGTTCGAACGCCTGAAAGGATCGTTAAAATTTTTCCTAACAAGACAAATGACACCACAGGTCTGTATTTCCTGGTGTTTGGCAATTATTTTCATTGAATACGTTCTTCTTTGGATTTTGATTCGTATAAAACGATACTGACCCTGTCGATCGCATTCTCGCAATGATCTTATTTCGTCACGAAAGGGATCTTACATCTTTCTTTATGAGTGTATATTACATCATTCACGGACGCAGAGCTGCAAGATTATCATTTCCAATTTAGTCAGGGGAATTTGCACATTAGTATCTTGGagatatattttcatatttaatatttataattaatattagaatcGTATACGTATCTTTTACATACTGTTAAGGTTTTTTGTGATGTAAAttgttatttgaattttttatattttttaaagaaattaaattgttgatttttatatttactacatttattatactgttatttcCTACTTAATTTTGTTAACCGCTGGCTTAAGAATACGTTTGCATGCAGCTACGTTTCAGGTCATTAATTAACATGTACTCTCGCAAAATCGCACGCTCATACGCATATTACCCATATTTTGTACAATTGTAAAGTGAGACTGAACATCGATAGATATTTTTTGTATGACAGACATCTCCAAGCAGCGGGACAAATTTGGACATGGTCTCCGAGATCAAAGACGAGGACGTTGAAAAGGTCATAGTCGTTTTCGACGATCTGCGCGCAGAAATGATCAAAGATCCGCTCGGCGGGGAAGTGAGAATCACGTCGATGTATATACCTACACGTTTCACGAGTAAGTTGGAGGACGACGCGTTGGTAGAAAAGCAATGGCACCAATTGAAAGAGGTGTTCGCTAATCAGATATACAAGGATGCAAAGCCAAACGCGGGTTTACAGATCAGAAGTTTTATATTACAAAGTTATTACAATTGGGTGGTAAGGTCGCGCGGCCGAAACGACGACGTGCTAAAAGTATCTTTACGAGATAAGGTTCTATGGTTCTTAGAGGAGCTAGCCGAGATCGTGCCGAATCCGTCCATTATGAAAATGGGCCAACTAATGGATTTCAATAAGCAGAAACTGCTGAAGCAGTATCTACTGACAAGGATGGACATTATGGTTCTAAATATGCAAACGTTCACGACGATGCTGAAGGCGATGAAGTCTCAGAGCCCAAATACCGAGCAGTTCGTCAAGCTTTGCAAACTCAATATCGCGCAGGCTGTTGCGCATTATAAATTCCTTAGGCAATTATTACCAGGTATTTTTGACACAGAGGACGAAAGTAGTATCGAGCACCTTATTCTCTTGGATGAGGTTAACAGAGCTGTGCATAAAGAGTATCGCGAGATGTTAGTAGACGGAGCgcgagaaaatttcgagaagcTTGTAGTAGATAAGAGTTCTTATTACGACATAGTGATCGACAATTGGCAGAGGGAgctgaaactttttgaaaagCTGGAGATATTGAAGAAAACCAAAGAGCACGATTCCACGATCGCAGAGTTCATGACAGACAGCAATGAAAGTAGCAAAACAGAATTGAAGTCTAAAGATGTATTTAATATGCCTAAAAGAAACGAAGATATGAAAGTTGGGAAATTCGAAGATTTCGAGTATTTTATATTAACGGAGATAGAGAAGGCTGTAAAAAGTTCTGAAGAAGATACTATTCGGAAATATCAAGAACACATTGATATTCCGAGAGACGCAGCAGATAATACaagtaaagaaattgttaattcgaataaagttattttaaaTGTTTCCCCTCAAAATCAAAGTAAAGCTGACACTTTGACAGACACAATAAAATATCACATgaaatttttgataaataaGAAGATCGTAGACTTTACCAATGATATAGATCCTTTGGGAGATCTTACTAAAATTACGAACTCTTTAGATAATGTACAATCGAATAATATAGATTATCAGGAAACTGTTACTAACAACAATAGTGCCGAGGAACAAGTGTACGATGAATCTTCGCCGAAGGGCAATGATCTACAGTTAATAGACGCGCAAATGAGCTCACCAAGTGTAAACACAAAAGAGAAAGATGAAGCAGAAGCAGTGTCACAGAAACTTGAAAAAGAAGAGATTGACACTAAGCAAAATCAGAAAACTCATCCAAGTACCGAGCATTCCGTTAATTTAAATGTAGATAGCAATAAAATTCGACCCTCTAATCTGCCTAAAGAATTTCATGATCAACTGCAAACGTTTGAAAAGGAGGGGAGCAAGCATTCTGTTCACGTTCAAGAGAAAACAGAAACCTCTGCTTCCATAGAAGAAAGTAAATTGGAAGACAGTGAGAAATATGCAATCCAAGCTGAAAGTACGAAAGTCGATGTACAGGAACATGGGGGCAAACATATCGACGATGAATTATAATAAAAGTTGTCAAGTCTTAGCatgaattataaatattaagaagAAAACGAATAGATTTTTAAATGTTACAAAAAGCCTGGCAATCCTACCCACACTGCAtttgatatttttgcattaaaactcaagtgtgtgtgtgtgcgcgtgcaGTGAGCTTTAACGTTTTTACATACGTCAAGTCTTCTAGGGGAAAAGTTAGTAATCTAATCAAACAAAAGAAAGGTAAGAGCGACCAGACTATATTAGAACGGTACTCCGTTAAACTGGTGCTTACAAGAGAGTCGAAATTCATTCGTTACTTGAGAACAGATTAGAGACATTGCGAGAAAATGTACGATAGGTATAGACAGCCTGCGCAAAACACTTATCCTAACGAGGTTGTGAAAGAATATTGTTTTAAGGCTCTAATGGATGCAAATTCTATATATACCACTTATACATAGTATATTTATTGTGCACACTACAGTACAATGACAACATATTGTTTTCTCCCAGGGGAAATAATTACGGTTCTATGTAATTTCTGTTTGATCTTTCTGTGCTCCAAATGCGTGCCATGCTGAATAatgtaaatgaatatttcaatcGATAATGAACATTGTGCTGCTTTTCCGCGGTGCAATTTTATCCTGTATTTTACACGAGAATATAAGTAATGGTTGTTGAAAAAGtagttttaaattataaataacagaGTAATTTGTTCGCTTTCTTTAAAAGATATAACAGTGGCAGGCTTTTATTCTATTTAAACATAGCCGTCGGGTCTAAAGTTCTTTTCAAAGTGTATgctaaattttgtaaataagaAAGAAGCGTATAatgtaatattataaaaattcccAAGACAAATGTAAAGTTTGatacgcttttttttttaaagtacttcttctattctttcctctttttttttaattaaaaaattttgctaCCGCTTCGGACGGCActtatcaattttaaaaacatctaATGTGTTTTTCACTTCATATTCTTGCATCAATTTCTCATTTACATTTATCTATTGATATATGCCTTATGTGTACATAAAACTGTACAAACAACAATGTATATACATGTCATATGATATGTAACAAAGCTAATTGCAGTGGAAGTTATGGTAGATAGATACGGAAGAAACTTAGTTTCCTTGTAACTATTCGCTTAACTGCtttttttaatgtataaaaCGTTTACAGAGTATACTACATGTATGTTAAGGATTTAGTTTTATCGCGTGCCATATACAATGCACAAGAAATACATATGTTTTAAGCCAAATCACTTTAGGGTAATTATTACGTTTATTTCCGTTGATCCAGTATAATATGTGACTTTGACTGTAAATATCATATAAATAACTATGTAATAAGTATGTGTTCTATGATTATTGTGTAAAAGTTTGTATAATGAATGCCGAAATGGACATTGCAAAGTTTATTGTACATTAAATTAGTTACTATTTTGCATAGATTATGcgcgtatatacatacatacatgtgcATACacctatatatctatatatgtatgtatatatcaaTTGATTTGACTGTGtgtttatattataaaagtACATAAGAAGAGTAGGCATATATGACACAGGTAATATGTTAACAATTTTTGGTACAGAAATAGACCGTGATAACaagaaatatgaataaaatcTCTGTTACAAAGAAACATATGACTCTTCATTACAAAGAAAATAccaaaatacatatatatatatctttctgTGTAAATATATTTGCACACTTTTATCAGACTGATTACTTTAGTTTCTCTTCCTTTCATTATCTATTTCTGCAAACTTCACTAGGAATAACCGAAATAATCTATTCCGTTCGTCGATCAAAAAtctgtttaataaaaattcttcgttttatcgaacaattttaaattatgCATTATAAAAACAATGCGTTAAAACGTGTTGACCTGATTagctacaaaaataattttacctAGGTTCTTCGGaacgtaaataatatttatgaGGGTTGCGCCAGATTACGCagctttaatttattaatataaagcaTGTAGAACATATAAAAACTGGTGATCGACTTTCCCAGAATGTGTTTGAACCGATTAGCATTCCTAAATAAGTAACATATCGTATAAATAATGTTCAGTACGTGAAAATACAAGATTATTATATAACAGAAAAAGTATAGTTTATAAATAACCGTTTGAAGTAAGTATTACAAAAACTATGCCACGTTACTCTTTAAAATATCAATATATATAGTAATTctacatttcaaaaatatttgaattgaAATTCGTAGCAGTGCGAAATTGAATCGAGCAGTTTCACGGAAAGCAGATATGCAATtttaaagagaaaaatatacttcAATGACTTTACTTTAAGCCGCTTTTCATTGGAGCTCGCGTCTCGGAGTTACGAGTGTTACGACGTTACGACAACCTGTCGTCAGATGTTGGCTTTGCGTCAATGGGAAGGGAGCTATTTTAATTTCGAATTTCGGACGACCCTGATGTACTCCATCAGGTATACGACACGCATTGGTATTCCGTCCTACCGATCgagcagtaaaataaaagattctcATAGAAACGATAAGTAATCGCCAAGGTGAGACATCCTATTTTTCTCGCATACGAAGCAGGTAACGTGTACGATTACCATGTGTTACTAACACGCGCAACTAATTCGTTAATACAGGTTTATAGCTTTTCTTAATCGTATGCCCGTTGTAAATTAATGTGTGGCGAAAATTCGGGCATATTTCCTGTTAATTCGTTACGAATTTTCATTAGCATTTAATGACATGAAATTCGAGAAAGCAAGTGTAACTTTTCTTTTAGATGGGTGAGCCACCAAAATATTATGGGAAAAGAAGGAGCATTGTCCGTAGAATTGGGTCAATGTTACCATTAAAGCCACCACCGAAGATATATGTCAGTGTTACGCCTTTACATTCAATGACGAGCTCTATGATCAACGAAGAAACCAGTGGTGACTGTACGAATGCAAATGGATACGGACCTGCGAGGTACGTGCACAGTGTTATTAAGTGTTCTTTGGTTTCGCTGACTGAACTTGGTTTTACTAACTTGATTATATTTGGGTGTACTAGGCTCTCTAATATTAGGCCAGATTTGTTAGAACCCATTAGTTTCGGATCTGAAGTTCGATTGCTTGCTTTAGAGCAAGAACTCCAAGAGCTTAGGGAACAAATTTCGGCGATAGTCAAAAGCAACAAACAATCCAGATGTATGTGTACGAGATATATCTTTCTGCCTACCCATTTACGTCGCCGCGAAGAACATTTCTAGAAGTGTACTTTGactgagaattttttttagatacatCCGCCGCATCTTTAGCAAATGGAACTGATAACGAAACTGTGACACAAACGCAACCACTGCAACCACCACCCCCACCGCCTCCATTACCACCACCCACGACCCCTCATATAGCGAGAAGAGCGAGTTTACAAGATCACAAAGTTGAAGAACGTAAAAGAGCTTCGTCGAATTCTCATACGTCGATTGGTGAAGCACTCAAAGAAATGGATAAAAGTAGATTGAAGCCAGTCGTAAAGTAATACTGAATGCTGTAATTGCGATAGTTATACAATCCTTAcaataattaaaggatcacctctaggaagcCGGAGAGTCTCCCGATTCTTTTGAGTTCCGCCGGAACCCGTtgcgataattttttatctGTGGCCTTTAAGTTTGAAGTTACCGTTTTCACAATTGactttatatcgttataactttgtcgaaaagcaatacaggtaaaatctgaagaaaaacaactgaaagtagggattccacgctttcaaaccatgttttcaaaatatcgatactactatttttgccggagttatgaccatgtaaaCTTGGCCCtatttttcgggttcctagaggtgatcctttaattaatgtgaggaatGTATATCACTGTTTGTAACAATTTATGATTTCGTATATAAATTTCCTTAGATCACCAGGAGGGCGGCCTGTTCGCATGAAGCGTGAGAACAGTCCATGTAATGATTTGCAGGAGATATTAAGAAGACGTTACATCGCAATGAATTCCGCTGATAGCAGGAATTCTTCAACTACTTTGACATTGGACGACTCTTTTTCGAGTGATGTGTGAAACCAACCTGCGGACAGTTTTTCAATGCGCATTGTGTGAAATAACGTGCCATAGAACATTTTTGACGATGCCAGCGAGAAGATAATGAAACTAATCGATAGGTTTCATATAATGCAAGACAGCAACATTGATGTTGCAGTCGAAGGGATGCAAAGAATGCGAAAGAAACGTGGCAGAGATCTTTGAAATCGTGGTCATTAATTTCGTATTACAAATTCATTTTCAAAGACTAATATCGATCACATTTTTTAAAGCGTACTACTCTGGTTCAACTGTACGTGTATAAACTAACCAAAGATGTAACGTATCATATATTTGCACCGACAGAAATATTGAGTTGTAAACTGGTTTAGTTTGAGGgtaatatttaagaaaatattttaaagttgTTCAGGACGCGTGATCTTTTTATGTTCGGAGAGAAGCATATTACATTAACACGATACGATTTTCTAGTATAGTTTGCAACTCAATATCGTTAaggtatatttttactttttaagcggGAACCACATTTAACTCCACGTTGATAGATAGAATTAGTTTTCATTTCGTCTTCGATAGGATGCAGTTGCTCGAGCACTGTACAGTAAAGCCATATTAGTTTATTTGATATCGCGTACATTCGAAATTACTTATTCAATTTCCTAGGCGAGGCTGTTGTGATATTGGAGTCACGCAATGACTTTTCATATGTTAGATCCTGCCATAGAAATCAGTACATATACTCTCTTTAGATAACGACATTAGCACAGGCTTACCACACAATGGATAGTTGTACAATTACGCGTGTCGTTCGTTACATGAAACACGGTTGCATAATAATGAGCGAGTGAATCACACGGCAGCGCGTGCACACACAATGAGAAGGCGACACGAATTATGTCTTTTGACATTACGCTCTTGAGATATCACTGTGTGATAAAATTTAAGTTTACTTGACTTGCAGTTGCTCTTATAAAGAATTTAAGAAATCCCTCGGTACAAGTCGTCCTAGTAATTTGTGATGAATCCATctcgaaaataattttaagttcTTCCTATTCTTTATAGAAGTGGCATATAAAGTTTAGGTTTTTGACTATTTTCTGACACAAATGTATTTATGAAATAGAATCTTCAGTTGAAAGCGATGTCACAGTAGATTTTGGAGACTGAGTCTAATCTTTAAAACGATATTACAACAAATGTACAGAAGATCTGTTTTATACATGAAGCTTTtatcaataattaaaaataaacgttATTGTTAATCAACAAACTGTGTATTTACTCCCTCGCTAGAGTTCCATAAATTTAAAGTTGCTTTTACATGTGTTATTGAAATCGAGTTTTCTTTTATAGTAAACAGAGTTGTACAATCAGTtaaaacaaacataaaaattcattgaagtcaagaatgtaaaaaaaaattgaatttatcttTTATATTGTATCACATTGATTACACAAAGGCATACATCTAAATATCGCGAAACGTAAAGAAAATGACTTGGactactttcataatcaccggtgCATATACATTTTCAAAACTTTGTTATTACTGATATATTAAGCGATACGTAAGATTCAGTTTCATTTGTACtcgtaaattaataatttgtaagttCATTATGAATGGTATTATTAAGCTTTGTATCAacgaattttgtaaaaaaaaaagtaataatataataaacggaaaacaaatacaattaaaaatgaatacttATAAATGACCAATGATTTCATATtttgttcaattctttttccCTTCCAAACAATTAAATGAGATACACTTTCTGTATGAAAAATTGCGTGTAGTTATACAATTAATTTGACCGAGGGGAAACTAACCCAAGTTTCGAATTTGCCGCCCTTGGTTATTTAGTTTTACCACTTCACGCAAATGGTACTATAAGATGTTTATAGTAAAATACATGCGTCGATTGGTTGCAGCTAACACTTATCTTGACGTCAATTGGTTAACGTCACgacgtcatcacgcgcatgcgtggcgtgttttCCCTCCACTACCAGAAACACTTTCCTGGCAATCTCAAGGGAAGCAAAATAAATAGACGCTCAACAAGCATCAGCAAGTGATGTGAAGCGATCAGCAAGCCAGCAAGCAAAGAGCAAGGAGATCACATAAAGGAGCGATTTGGAGCGATTGCCGTGATGCATTCAATCGAGGAGCGAATTTTTCTCGTAGAGAACTATTTCTCTACGAGATCGTACTTGAAATGCCAAAGTGCCTTTAGGGAAAAGTATCCACATTCTACGGTACCCAATAAGAGTACCATTAGTCGGGTTGTACGGAATTTTCGAGAAACTGGGAGCGTATACGACAAAACGCGCTGTCGGAAGTCCACCGTGCTAACCCAACAGAAGTTAGCCGAAGTGCAAGGAATCTTAAAAGAAACCCCAAAGACATCATTGTCGAAATTGCAGAAACAATGTTCGTTGTCGTATGGGAGTGCGAATCGGGCCGCGAAGATACTGCACATGCACTCACACAAGTACGCGATGGTGCAGGAGACCAACGGACCAGATTTGGCTGCAAGAACCACCTATTGTAAGTGGTTCCTACAATTCGTGAAAAAAGAGGGAGCCGCAGTATTGGA
It encodes the following:
- the LOC143369202 gene encoding uncharacterized protein LOC143369202, with product MGEPPKYYGKRRSIVRRIGSMLPLKPPPKIYVSVTPLHSMTSSMINEETSGDCTNANGYGPARLSNIRPDLLEPISFGSEVRLLALEQELQELREQISAIVKSNKQSRYTSAASLANGTDNETVTQTQPLQPPPPPPPLPPPTTPHIARRASLQDHKVEERKRASSNSHTSIGEALKEMDKSRLKPVVKSPGGRPVRMKRENSPCNDLQEILRRRYIAMNSADSRNSSTTLTLDDSFSSDV